A DNA window from Cobetia marina contains the following coding sequences:
- a CDS encoding T6SS effector BTH_I2691 family protein, with product MSGQIVNQHVALSVVNGECRFCKRTGFPILPVRYAVCQRNDANQQIPELSEDRVKAFTDIKLDQTLENGKRTTRVVPSEVKEEIAHSTSSQVNKYILRQLRSGYLYLFDKDNPDGMYWSAFAITADGKYYQFPVKQPPSLDKMAMPCTLESGNRDGESDEEKVTRVKNESLQASLVTITTPDKSGDVYYAYTEHAWPEGFLDEVKSRILSGDPWCDKYLQKFNVPDWKAGVAQDHAFSLEELEQVAEYSPGAAGLDEQFWSSGPKRDLYSPEEMKQTMSERLRYASTDYEGRGLILAVNDEIGIIQELNAYRHQALAAIEEYFDPEKGNEERRRMKLCSNAIKEFKDSFATSYKLVDENRPKVTGPTSVAKQIDYDILKSRQESTHEKFNEQIDKIYDSKALIKFDGKYKDHTQKCDFLMRVHDDDYAQWLYKYSQSLVPGCFFNNLEVGGLYTNIVSRLIKGGILSPASASCWKELTEDVLKDDSFVISVLFMFDKDLISDASLDISQLSDGSYLDESKLLKWLAVFDAIFESCSYQIKNKEELYETIINSQALNIQSIGYSFVYFLQHSVNVNLYNSNANHLVEEKALDKFMKLVQMSCMAGGNASSKEISFILLERETVTLSSYGEWLYNYQNRIMKSQSKEPEVFKAKSASNEGDSNITLLGCMSSSMQCIDVIIPKHTLMNKDKINQVYSIANDMGNVVEIAGAATSILKDISEEKITSSSYGKIIPAVLTMAGVALSISKNKIEGEEVKWHAIVSSIASIGAASIKMAEGIAAYVSPSSLFHFSVSPGWTVLGKFLGRASGLIALYDIVDKYNQASSDKYNGRAISEENNSMMASVTAGATAVGLIAGYLIAGAIASILAGALIAFVVIAIGINWYKTYVPAAVESWISRCLVGYGSGGIEKFNDAASEFNSLGMVFSGIETTLSLENITRVDSSSENSKQIAEITGGAEYYCLEITVKSPVMDDAVLILKLMSVDKATTYRKASFRYVEGELVVVNNSTKNEVATGEVTRNENQLGAMVKSFKFESKKDSDRVVLHHKGFYEDEIAENLSLSIELVDGSGRKEDVIYLK from the coding sequence ATGTCAGGTCAAATAGTAAATCAGCATGTCGCTTTGAGTGTCGTGAATGGCGAATGTCGTTTCTGCAAGCGTACTGGCTTTCCGATCCTGCCTGTTCGATATGCTGTCTGCCAACGTAACGATGCCAATCAGCAAATCCCTGAATTGTCAGAAGATAGGGTGAAGGCTTTTACTGACATAAAGCTTGATCAGACACTTGAAAACGGTAAGCGCACCACGCGCGTGGTTCCCTCTGAGGTCAAGGAAGAGATAGCTCATAGCACCTCCAGTCAGGTCAATAAATATATCCTTCGCCAATTGCGCAGCGGCTATCTTTACTTGTTCGATAAAGACAACCCCGATGGCATGTATTGGTCTGCATTTGCGATTACCGCCGATGGAAAATATTACCAGTTCCCCGTCAAGCAGCCCCCGTCTCTGGACAAGATGGCGATGCCGTGTACGCTCGAGTCAGGCAATAGGGATGGCGAGAGTGATGAAGAAAAAGTCACACGCGTCAAGAATGAATCGTTACAAGCCTCTCTGGTCACTATCACGACTCCTGACAAGAGCGGTGATGTGTATTATGCCTATACGGAACATGCATGGCCTGAAGGGTTTCTGGATGAGGTGAAATCCAGAATTCTCAGCGGTGATCCCTGGTGTGACAAGTATCTGCAGAAATTCAATGTTCCTGACTGGAAAGCAGGGGTGGCACAAGATCATGCTTTCAGCTTGGAAGAGCTGGAGCAGGTCGCTGAATATAGTCCCGGCGCAGCAGGGCTGGATGAGCAATTCTGGTCCAGTGGACCAAAGCGTGATCTCTATAGCCCAGAAGAAATGAAGCAGACGATGAGTGAGCGGCTCAGATATGCTTCAACGGACTACGAGGGCAGGGGCTTGATCCTCGCGGTCAATGACGAAATAGGTATTATCCAGGAGCTCAACGCTTATCGTCACCAGGCGCTTGCTGCAATTGAAGAATATTTTGATCCTGAGAAAGGAAATGAAGAGCGTCGTAGGATGAAGTTGTGTAGCAATGCTATTAAGGAATTCAAGGATAGTTTTGCTACATCATATAAACTTGTGGATGAAAATCGTCCTAAGGTGACTGGTCCTACTTCTGTAGCAAAACAAATAGATTATGACATACTGAAGTCTAGACAGGAGAGTACCCATGAGAAATTTAACGAGCAGATTGATAAAATATATGACTCTAAAGCGCTGATAAAATTTGATGGAAAATATAAAGATCATACTCAGAAATGTGATTTTTTGATGCGTGTGCATGATGATGATTATGCGCAGTGGTTGTACAAGTATTCACAATCCTTAGTTCCCGGATGTTTTTTCAATAACTTGGAGGTTGGAGGGTTATACACAAATATAGTCTCTCGGCTAATCAAGGGTGGGATATTGTCACCTGCCAGTGCATCCTGTTGGAAAGAGCTAACGGAAGATGTACTGAAAGATGATTCGTTTGTTATATCTGTCCTTTTCATGTTCGATAAGGATTTGATCTCTGATGCCTCTTTGGATATTTCGCAGCTGAGTGACGGTTCTTACCTAGATGAAAGCAAGCTCCTGAAATGGCTTGCAGTCTTCGATGCTATCTTTGAAAGTTGTTCATATCAGATAAAAAATAAAGAAGAATTATACGAGACTATTATCAATTCTCAAGCTTTAAATATCCAATCTATTGGATACTCGTTTGTATATTTTTTGCAGCATTCTGTTAACGTTAACCTCTATAATTCAAATGCTAATCATTTAGTAGAAGAAAAAGCACTTGATAAATTCATGAAGTTAGTACAAATGTCATGTATGGCTGGAGGAAATGCCTCTTCGAAAGAAATTTCGTTTATTCTTCTTGAGCGTGAAACTGTCACATTATCCAGCTATGGAGAATGGCTGTATAATTATCAAAATAGAATCATGAAAAGCCAGAGTAAGGAGCCCGAAGTATTTAAGGCTAAATCAGCATCAAATGAAGGAGATTCTAATATAACTCTCTTGGGATGTATGTCCAGCTCAATGCAGTGTATAGATGTTATAATCCCTAAGCATACTCTCATGAATAAAGACAAGATAAACCAAGTTTACAGTATTGCAAACGATATGGGTAATGTGGTCGAGATTGCAGGAGCTGCGACTTCTATATTAAAGGATATTTCAGAAGAGAAAATAACATCAAGTAGTTATGGGAAAATAATACCAGCGGTCCTCACCATGGCCGGTGTAGCACTTTCTATAAGCAAGAACAAAATAGAAGGGGAAGAAGTAAAATGGCATGCAATAGTATCAAGTATTGCATCTATTGGTGCAGCTTCAATAAAGATGGCAGAAGGTATCGCCGCTTATGTCTCTCCTAGTTCTTTATTCCATTTCTCAGTTAGTCCAGGGTGGACTGTTCTTGGGAAATTTTTAGGACGAGCCTCTGGTCTGATAGCTCTTTATGATATTGTTGATAAGTATAATCAAGCTAGCTCTGATAAGTATAATGGCAGAGCTATAAGTGAGGAGAATAATAGTATGATGGCGTCAGTAACTGCGGGCGCTACAGCTGTTGGTTTGATAGCTGGCTACCTCATCGCTGGAGCCATTGCAAGCATTCTCGCTGGGGCGCTGATAGCATTTGTTGTGATTGCTATTGGTATTAATTGGTATAAAACATACGTTCCAGCTGCTGTAGAGTCATGGATTAGTAGGTGCCTTGTTGGTTATGGTTCTGGTGGGATAGAAAAATTCAATGATGCTGCTTCCGAGTTTAATAGCTTGGGGATGGTCTTTAGTGGCATAGAAACTACATTATCTTTAGAGAATATAACAAGAGTGGATAGCAGTAGCGAAAATTCGAAGCAAATTGCTGAAATCACAGGTGGGGCTGAATATTACTGTTTGGAAATTACTGTCAAGTCTCCGGTAATGGACGATGCGGTTTTGATCTTAAAGTTAATGTCTGTGGATAAGGCAACTACTTATAGAAAGGCTAGCTTTAGGTATGTAGAAGGTGAGTTGGTAGTTGTAAATAACAGCACCAAGAACGAAGTTGCTACCGGTGAGGTTACTAGGAATGAAAATCAGCTTGGTGCTATGGTTAAAAGTTTCAAGTTTGAGTCTAAAAAAGATAGTGACAGAGTTGTATTGCATCACAAGGGCTTTTATGAAGATGAAATTGCAGAAAATTTGTCATTGAGTATTGAGTTGGTAGATGGTAGTGGGCGAAAGGAAGATGTTATTTACTTGAAGTAA
- a CDS encoding DUF4123 domain-containing protein: MAMLDEAEFLQVARQAATESRLYRVVDPSNTPQRALSAKDQKSAGLVRNGFYAQTPSQKLYLQPVPPETHLGKELEKERQQRFASLTTPVAFGGWVITAQPLSSVVSYFQRQLEQTTPEGKKALLRFHDPRVLARLEAILDREQLSALLGPIDQWVYLDNAHALQSIAPHSEQRRLGRLNLTLSQWSAIRRIGMLNHCLELYRTLPEESKAGSVDAATVDALLVAAKECGLDERQDISVFVLHGMVTYPMFYQHPIMRQLLSTRATPDPRSTHSYISLTSKLESADWDKIMESREKV; encoded by the coding sequence ATGGCCATGCTGGATGAGGCGGAATTCCTGCAGGTGGCAAGACAAGCGGCTACCGAGTCACGCCTGTATCGCGTGGTAGACCCAAGCAATACGCCGCAACGCGCATTGAGTGCGAAGGACCAGAAATCCGCGGGCCTGGTACGCAACGGATTCTATGCCCAGACGCCATCGCAGAAACTCTATCTACAGCCGGTGCCGCCAGAAACGCACCTGGGCAAAGAGCTGGAGAAGGAGAGGCAGCAACGCTTTGCAAGCCTCACGACTCCGGTCGCGTTCGGTGGCTGGGTCATCACAGCCCAGCCGCTCTCCAGCGTGGTGTCATATTTCCAGCGCCAACTTGAGCAGACGACCCCGGAAGGCAAGAAGGCGCTGCTGCGCTTTCATGACCCACGGGTATTGGCGCGCCTCGAGGCCATTCTTGACCGCGAGCAGCTATCGGCACTGTTGGGACCTATCGATCAGTGGGTCTACCTGGATAACGCCCACGCACTGCAGAGCATCGCACCACACAGTGAGCAGCGTCGCCTCGGGAGATTGAACCTGACGCTCTCCCAATGGTCTGCCATCAGACGGATAGGGATGCTGAATCATTGTCTGGAGCTATATCGCACGCTGCCGGAAGAGAGCAAGGCAGGTTCTGTGGATGCCGCAACCGTGGATGCGTTACTGGTCGCCGCAAAGGAGTGTGGTCTGGATGAGCGACAGGATATCTCGGTCTTCGTGCTCCACGGGATGGTCACATATCCGATGTTCTATCAGCATCCGATCATGCGCCAGTTACTGAGCACCAGAGCGACACCTGATCCACGCAGCACTCACAGCTATATCAGCTTGACCAGCAAGCTTGAGAGCGCCGATTGGGACAAGATCATGGAAAGCAGGGAAAAGGTATAA
- a CDS encoding type VI secretion system Vgr family protein yields the protein MSDSWVLDALLSSFDVSLSQNERLLTLEMSGADFIPHRLVGEERMSRPFAYTLDCISQNGDIELKTLMAQPAALSVRQADGSYRELSGLVESAALLGEDGGVFYYQLTLVPWLSMLKLGRDSRIFQDVSAVEVIESVFSNHAIAQGEAQGGWRLDLRREYPARSYCVQYRESDFQFVNRLMEQEGLFYYFEHASVDSDFNGHRLVITDDVATCAPVEPQVIRFHRQDATESEDSITQWSGRRQQQPTRVSLGTFDYKQPGLEKRSGQDTRSDQGNLSEQEVYDYPGEYYFDDHSRGERLTVNRLEAHESRAKRFYGAGGTRQLKVGRWFELSQHARHEDGDSSEREFLVLGLTVCAENALPVSAHLKALPGSLQARMAEARQAHGLNESAHEDYADVGTGQYLIDFESQRLSQPYRPSLDHPRPNLGGPQTAIVVGPENEEIHTDSLNRVRVQFHWDRSEKGAADASCWLRVAQPNAGAGWGSVFVPRIGQEVIVDFLEGDVDRPLITGRVYNGDQTPQWHSNGLLSGLKSKTYRGNKYNELVFDDATDQERVRLNSEHEKSQLNLGYLIHQQGNTRGSFRGTGFELRSDAYGAIRANSGLMLSSWGQIAASGEQLDLSPAHQQLASAYQLANTLSDSATSHNAEALAGRTQIKQASDDTQGTYGADDSGSRFDGSSAQSATNGGRGQAARLNAPWLHLTSPAGIATSTPESTHLAQGRSLSVTSGEDINLATGRSLVGAVVEKFSLFVQRSGIKLFAGKGKVEVQAQSDAMDLTAEKDVTITSTENDIDINAAKEILLTCGGAYVRLKDGNIELHAPGKIDVKGAQHSFGGPTSLNAAMTELPEGEDLLCPSKGQSAAANGDGVVES from the coding sequence ATGTCAGATTCATGGGTACTCGACGCCTTGCTGTCGTCGTTTGATGTCTCACTGAGCCAGAACGAGCGCCTGCTCACGCTTGAGATGAGCGGCGCGGACTTCATTCCGCATCGCCTGGTGGGGGAAGAGCGTATGTCGCGTCCCTTCGCCTATACCCTCGACTGCATCTCCCAGAACGGTGATATCGAGCTCAAGACCCTGATGGCCCAGCCGGCGGCGCTCTCGGTGCGTCAGGCCGATGGCAGCTACCGCGAGCTTTCGGGGCTGGTCGAGTCGGCCGCACTGCTGGGTGAGGACGGTGGCGTCTTCTATTACCAATTGACGCTGGTGCCGTGGCTTTCGATGCTCAAGCTAGGTCGTGACAGCCGCATCTTCCAGGACGTGAGCGCGGTCGAGGTGATCGAGTCGGTCTTCTCGAACCACGCCATCGCCCAAGGCGAAGCGCAGGGTGGCTGGCGGCTGGATTTACGCCGCGAGTACCCGGCGCGCAGCTACTGCGTGCAGTATCGCGAAAGCGACTTCCAGTTCGTCAATCGCCTGATGGAGCAGGAAGGGCTGTTCTATTACTTCGAACACGCCTCTGTCGACAGCGACTTCAATGGTCACCGCCTCGTCATCACCGATGATGTCGCGACCTGCGCACCGGTCGAGCCGCAGGTGATCCGCTTTCACCGACAGGATGCTACCGAGTCTGAGGACTCCATCACCCAGTGGAGCGGTCGCCGTCAGCAGCAACCGACGCGTGTCAGCCTCGGCACCTTCGATTACAAGCAGCCGGGTCTGGAGAAACGCTCCGGTCAGGACACGCGTAGCGATCAGGGCAATCTCAGCGAGCAGGAAGTCTACGACTACCCCGGCGAGTACTATTTCGACGATCACTCGCGCGGCGAACGCCTGACCGTCAATCGCCTCGAGGCCCATGAATCCCGCGCCAAGCGCTTCTACGGCGCCGGGGGTACCCGCCAGTTGAAGGTCGGCCGCTGGTTCGAACTCAGCCAGCACGCCCGCCATGAAGACGGCGACTCGAGTGAGCGTGAATTCCTCGTGCTGGGCCTGACCGTTTGTGCCGAGAATGCGCTGCCGGTCTCCGCGCACCTCAAGGCGCTGCCGGGCAGCCTGCAGGCGCGCATGGCCGAGGCGCGCCAGGCGCATGGCCTCAATGAAAGCGCTCACGAAGACTACGCCGATGTCGGCACCGGTCAGTATCTGATTGACTTCGAATCCCAGCGTCTCAGTCAGCCGTACCGCCCGTCTCTCGATCATCCGCGCCCCAATCTGGGTGGCCCGCAGACCGCGATTGTCGTCGGCCCCGAGAATGAAGAGATCCACACCGATTCGCTCAACCGCGTGCGCGTCCAGTTCCACTGGGACCGCAGCGAGAAGGGCGCGGCTGACGCCAGCTGCTGGCTGCGTGTCGCGCAACCCAACGCCGGTGCTGGCTGGGGTAGCGTGTTCGTGCCGCGTATCGGTCAGGAGGTCATCGTCGACTTCCTGGAAGGCGACGTGGATCGACCGCTGATCACCGGACGCGTCTACAACGGCGACCAGACCCCGCAATGGCACTCCAATGGCCTGCTCTCCGGCCTCAAGAGCAAGACCTACCGCGGCAACAAGTACAACGAGCTGGTGTTCGATGACGCCACCGATCAGGAGCGTGTGCGCCTGAACTCGGAGCACGAGAAATCCCAGCTCAATCTCGGCTATCTGATCCACCAGCAGGGCAACACACGGGGCAGTTTCCGTGGCACCGGCTTCGAGCTGCGCTCGGACGCCTATGGCGCCATCCGCGCCAACAGCGGCCTGATGCTCAGTAGCTGGGGGCAGATTGCGGCCAGTGGCGAGCAGCTGGATCTCTCTCCTGCGCATCAGCAGCTCGCCAGCGCCTATCAGCTGGCCAATACGCTCAGCGACAGCGCCACCAGCCACAACGCCGAGGCGCTCGCGGGGCGCACGCAGATCAAGCAGGCCAGCGACGATACCCAAGGCACCTATGGCGCCGATGACAGCGGTAGCCGCTTCGACGGTAGCTCAGCCCAGAGCGCCACCAATGGCGGGCGAGGGCAGGCAGCGCGCCTGAATGCGCCCTGGCTGCATCTCACATCGCCCGCCGGCATCGCCACCAGTACGCCGGAATCGACGCACCTGGCACAGGGCCGCTCGCTCAGCGTCACCAGTGGCGAAGATATCAATCTGGCCACCGGGCGCAGTCTGGTAGGTGCCGTGGTCGAGAAGTTTTCGCTGTTCGTACAGCGCTCCGGCATCAAGCTGTTTGCCGGCAAGGGCAAGGTCGAAGTTCAGGCGCAAAGCGATGCGATGGACCTGACGGCGGAAAAGGACGTCACCATCACCTCCACCGAGAACGACATCGATATCAATGCCGCCAAGGAGATTCTGCTCACCTGTGGTGGTGCCTACGTCCGCCTCAAGGACGGCAATATCGAACTCCACGCGCCTGGCAAGATTGATGTCAAAGGCGCGCAGCACAGCTTCGGTGGGCCGACGAGCCTGAATGCCGCGATGACGGAATTGCCGGAAGGCGAAGACTTGCTGTGTCCGAGTAAAGGACAAAGCGCTGCCGCCAATGGCGACGGTGTGGTGGAGTCCTGA
- the aldA gene encoding aldehyde dehydrogenase, with the protein MRTDKNFINNEFIASSQGEMISVYNPATEALVGQVQAATTDEALEAVSIAAKAQKDWRAKTSTERAGYMHKLAEALMARKDAIGQALADESGKSLEDATNEAVYAADITRYHAEWARRIEGEIVPSDTPNESLLLQREPIGVVACLIPFNYPVFTLLRKIAPALITGNTVVVRPSNNTPTSAFEIAKAIQDAGIPAGIVNILAMDHGTAEAVCTHPKVGMITLTGSVGAGRKVLEYSQVNIAKSSLELGGKSPAIVEPDADLAKAAAQIAASTLTNCGQLCTAIERVYVHESVYDDFVAQLKQQMEGVKFGNRLDDASLMGPLINENSRLNIHQMVERAIDDGATLEIGGYIPEGKGHFYPPTLLTGCRQDMEIVQEEIFGPVLPVLTYRDIDEALELANDHQFGLASVVFTENYRTAMKVANNIEAGELYINRTPADPYQGYHAGWKRSGLGGDDGKHGMLDYTQTRLVVMNY; encoded by the coding sequence ATGCGCACTGACAAGAACTTCATCAACAACGAATTCATCGCCTCTTCCCAGGGCGAGATGATTTCGGTCTACAACCCGGCCACTGAAGCACTGGTAGGTCAGGTGCAGGCAGCAACCACTGACGAAGCGCTTGAAGCGGTGAGCATTGCGGCCAAGGCTCAAAAGGACTGGCGTGCCAAGACCAGCACCGAGCGTGCCGGCTACATGCACAAGCTTGCCGAGGCCCTGATGGCGCGCAAGGATGCCATCGGCCAGGCATTGGCAGATGAGTCGGGCAAGAGCCTGGAAGACGCCACCAATGAAGCCGTCTACGCCGCCGACATCACGCGCTACCACGCTGAGTGGGCACGTCGTATCGAGGGCGAGATCGTCCCCAGCGACACTCCCAATGAAAGCCTGCTGCTGCAGCGCGAGCCCATCGGCGTCGTGGCCTGCCTGATTCCGTTCAACTACCCGGTGTTCACCCTGCTGCGCAAGATCGCCCCGGCGCTGATCACCGGCAATACCGTGGTCGTGCGTCCGAGCAACAACACCCCGACCTCCGCCTTCGAGATCGCCAAGGCGATCCAGGATGCCGGCATTCCGGCAGGCATCGTCAACATCCTGGCGATGGACCACGGCACCGCGGAAGCCGTCTGCACACACCCCAAGGTGGGCATGATCACCCTGACCGGCAGCGTCGGCGCCGGTCGCAAGGTGCTGGAATATTCCCAGGTCAACATCGCCAAGTCCTCGTTGGAACTGGGCGGCAAGTCACCGGCCATCGTCGAGCCGGATGCCGATCTGGCCAAGGCAGCGGCACAGATCGCGGCCTCTACCCTCACCAACTGTGGCCAGCTGTGCACCGCCATCGAGCGTGTCTATGTGCACGAATCCGTCTATGACGATTTCGTCGCCCAGCTGAAGCAGCAGATGGAAGGCGTCAAGTTCGGCAACCGACTGGACGATGCCAGCCTGATGGGGCCGCTGATCAACGAGAATTCGCGCCTCAACATCCATCAGATGGTGGAACGCGCTATCGATGACGGCGCCACTCTGGAAATCGGCGGCTATATCCCCGAGGGCAAGGGTCACTTCTACCCGCCGACCCTGCTGACCGGTTGCCGTCAGGACATGGAGATCGTGCAGGAAGAGATCTTCGGTCCGGTGCTGCCAGTGCTGACCTATCGCGATATCGATGAAGCCCTGGAGCTGGCCAACGATCACCAGTTCGGCCTGGCCTCCGTGGTCTTCACCGAGAACTATCGCACTGCCATGAAGGTCGCCAACAACATCGAAGCCGGCGAGCTCTACATCAACCGCACCCCAGCGGACCCCTACCAGGGCTACCACGCCGGCTGGAAGCGCTCTGGTCTGGGCGGTGATGATGGCAAGCACGGCATGCTCGACTACACCCAGACCCGTCTGGTCGTGATGAACTACTGA
- a CDS encoding mandelate racemase/muconate lactonizing enzyme family protein produces the protein MKVVSCETHIVATPPPHVGGMYWIFVQLRTACGIEGVGEVYAATFHPEVMSKAIADVFSRYLEGKNPHHIERLYREAFSSGFTQRPDLTMMGVLSGLEMACWDIVGKAAGLPVYELIGGKVHDKLRSYTYLYPKDARGNYDYDNVELAVECALENKEKGFTALKFDPAGPYTAYSGQMLSLEGMDKSATFCRRIREAVGNSCDLLFGTHGQMTPASAIRLARYLEPYDPLWLEEPVPPGQSEAMARVADHTSIPVATGERLTTKYEFHDVLKNNAASILQMNLGRVGGILEGKKIAALAEVYYAQIAPHLYNGPVGAAASIQLATATPNFLIQESIGTWDGFHADVLKEKIEWRDGYIIPSTKPGLGVELDMDVVKASSPYTGRTLHLSMDPRPYDVKEQSSTDWKRKPEA, from the coding sequence ATGAAAGTTGTCAGTTGCGAGACACACATCGTCGCCACTCCGCCGCCCCACGTCGGCGGCATGTACTGGATCTTCGTCCAGCTACGTACCGCTTGCGGCATTGAAGGGGTCGGTGAAGTCTATGCCGCCACCTTCCATCCGGAAGTCATGAGCAAGGCGATCGCCGATGTCTTCTCACGTTATCTGGAAGGCAAGAACCCGCATCATATTGAACGCCTGTACCGCGAAGCCTTCTCCAGTGGCTTCACCCAACGCCCTGATCTCACCATGATGGGCGTGCTGAGTGGTCTTGAGATGGCCTGCTGGGACATCGTCGGCAAGGCGGCTGGCCTGCCGGTCTATGAACTGATCGGTGGCAAGGTCCACGACAAGCTGCGTTCCTACACCTACCTGTACCCCAAGGATGCACGCGGCAACTACGACTATGACAACGTCGAGCTGGCCGTCGAGTGCGCACTGGAGAACAAGGAAAAGGGCTTCACCGCATTGAAGTTCGATCCGGCTGGCCCCTACACAGCCTACTCCGGTCAGATGCTGTCTCTGGAAGGCATGGACAAGAGCGCCACCTTCTGCCGCCGCATCCGCGAAGCAGTCGGCAACAGCTGTGATCTGTTGTTCGGCACCCACGGCCAGATGACACCGGCATCTGCCATTCGTCTCGCCAGGTATCTCGAGCCCTATGACCCGCTGTGGCTGGAAGAGCCGGTACCACCGGGACAGAGCGAAGCCATGGCGCGCGTGGCAGACCACACCTCCATTCCGGTCGCGACCGGTGAGCGCCTGACCACCAAGTACGAATTCCACGATGTGCTCAAGAACAACGCGGCCTCCATCCTGCAGATGAACCTGGGGCGCGTCGGCGGCATTCTGGAAGGCAAGAAGATCGCGGCGCTGGCAGAAGTCTATTACGCCCAGATCGCACCGCATCTCTACAACGGCCCGGTCGGCGCCGCGGCCAGCATCCAGCTGGCGACCGCCACGCCCAACTTCCTGATTCAGGAAAGCATCGGCACCTGGGATGGCTTCCACGCCGATGTGCTCAAGGAGAAGATCGAGTGGCGTGATGGCTACATCATCCCCTCCACCAAGCCGGGCCTGGGGGTCGAGCTGGACATGGACGTGGTCAAGGCCAGTTCGCCTTACACCGGCCGGACACTGCACCTGAGCATGGACCCGCGTCCCTATGACGTGAAGGAACAGTCCAGCACCGACTGGAAGCGCAAGCCGGAGGCGTAA
- a CDS encoding GMC family oxidoreductase, which translates to MQYDFIIVGAGSAGCILANRLSANGRHKVLLLEAGGKDTSPWIKVPVGFAKTYYNPAYNYMYYSKEEAAMGGRKIYTPRGKVQGGSGSINAMIYVRGQASDFDDWARAGNEGWSYREVLPYFKRLECHPGGDTEYRSGQGLIGITPLKHGAHPICQSWLEGARELGYTLNDDFNGEHFEGAGIYEANIRKGQRDSSNTAYLKPALSRGNLTLKHICRVERVMLEETPDGGKRAMGVAYRRDDEVIEVTARREVILCAGAVDSPKLLQLSGIGGREALATHGIQTQVDLPAVGQNLQDHLCASYYYRANRTTLNDDFASFWGQAKAGLQYLINRSGPLGMSVNQAGGFFRGSEAESEPNIQLYFNPMSYQIPNDPRAKLTPEPYSGFLLAFNSCRPTSRGSISLSSADPADPATICPNYLSTQKDIDEVIQGSRLVRKLMGAPALKAITECEVAPAETVHDEDSMLAYFRSQGGSIYHLCGSCAMGPDKANAVVDSRLKVHGVAGLRVIDAAIFPNITSGNLNAPVMMVAEKGADLVLADHAD; encoded by the coding sequence ATGCAATACGATTTCATCATTGTCGGTGCCGGGTCGGCGGGGTGCATCCTCGCCAACCGGCTGAGCGCCAACGGTCGCCACAAGGTGTTGCTGCTGGAGGCCGGCGGCAAGGACACCTCGCCCTGGATCAAGGTGCCGGTCGGGTTCGCCAAGACCTACTACAACCCGGCCTACAACTACATGTATTACAGCAAGGAAGAAGCCGCGATGGGGGGGCGCAAGATCTATACCCCCCGTGGCAAGGTGCAGGGTGGCTCCGGTTCCATCAATGCGATGATCTATGTCCGGGGCCAGGCCTCGGACTTCGATGACTGGGCGCGCGCCGGCAACGAGGGCTGGTCCTATCGCGAGGTACTGCCCTACTTCAAGCGTCTTGAATGCCACCCGGGAGGCGATACCGAGTATCGCTCCGGCCAGGGCCTGATCGGCATCACGCCACTCAAACATGGCGCGCACCCGATCTGTCAGTCGTGGCTGGAAGGTGCCCGCGAGCTGGGGTACACGCTCAATGATGATTTCAATGGCGAACACTTCGAGGGGGCTGGCATCTATGAGGCCAACATCCGCAAGGGACAGCGGGATTCCAGCAATACCGCCTACCTGAAGCCGGCGCTGTCACGCGGCAACCTCACGCTCAAGCATATCTGTCGGGTGGAGCGCGTGATGCTGGAAGAGACGCCCGATGGCGGCAAGCGCGCCATGGGTGTCGCCTACCGGCGTGATGACGAAGTCATCGAGGTGACCGCGCGTCGCGAAGTCATTCTCTGCGCTGGCGCCGTAGATTCACCGAAGCTGCTGCAGCTTTCGGGGATCGGCGGGCGTGAGGCGCTGGCCACGCATGGTATCCAGACACAGGTAGACCTGCCGGCCGTCGGTCAGAATCTGCAGGACCACCTGTGCGCCAGCTACTACTACCGCGCCAATCGCACCACACTGAATGATGACTTCGCGTCCTTCTGGGGCCAGGCCAAGGCGGGACTGCAGTACCTGATCAACCGCAGCGGGCCGCTGGGCATGAGCGTGAATCAGGCCGGAGGATTCTTCCGGGGCAGCGAGGCGGAGTCAGAGCCGAACATCCAGCTCTACTTCAATCCGATGTCCTACCAGATTCCCAACGACCCGAGAGCCAAGCTGACACCGGAGCCGTATTCCGGCTTCCTGCTGGCCTTCAATTCCTGCCGACCGACCAGCCGTGGCAGCATTTCACTGTCCTCGGCAGACCCGGCAGACCCGGCGACGATCTGCCCCAACTACCTCAGTACCCAGAAGGACATCGATGAGGTGATCCAGGGCAGTCGTCTGGTGCGCAAGCTGATGGGCGCGCCCGCTCTCAAGGCCATCACCGAGTGCGAGGTCGCCCCGGCCGAGACGGTCCACGATGAGGACAGCATGCTTGCGTACTTCCGCTCTCAGGGTGGCTCCATCTACCACCTGTGCGGTTCCTGCGCGATGGGGCCGGACAAGGCGAACGCCGTGGTCGACAGCCGGCTGAAGGTACATGGTGTGGCGGGGCTGCGGGTCATCGATGCCGCCATCTTCCCCAATATCACTTCCGGCAACCTGAATGCGCCGGTGATGATGGTGGCGGAAAAAGGCGCGGATCTGGTGCTGGCCGACCACGCAGACTGA